The Fortiea contorta PCC 7126 genome has a segment encoding these proteins:
- a CDS encoding ABC transporter ATP-binding protein → MKTRSNYWQLIPYIQPQWHNITRGFIGILGYVLATLTLINIAGKLATPFAEGNVGAIAQLVGVCAFIFLVRGFFQSVQDIYMAKAALRVAFNLRQQVYAHLQKLNLSYFETAKAGDLSYRLTEDIDRIGEVINKLFHDFVPCILQLVAIPIYMIYLNWQLTLAVVIVAPLMAILIGSFGERLQKYARRSQNRVSGLSAILTEVFSGIRLVQAFTAENYEIARFSHEAELGLQAKYLAERLKAIQIPIVGFLEALSALSLLIVGAWQISQRNLTVGDFVSYLAAAGLLIDPIGHTTNNYNEFKQGEASVDRVFELIAIQPTVVEKPNAIAFSHVQGHVEYRHVCFAYQPGERVLKDISLLAMPGQAIALVGASGSGKTTFVNLLPRFYDPEAGEILIDGVDIRDVTLHSLRRQIGIVPQETIMFSGTIAQNIAFGQESWEMSSVTDAAKIANAHQFITQLPEGYQTWVGERGMNLSGGQRQRIAIARAVLLNPQILILDEATSALDSESEALVQQALERLMHGKTVFIIAHRLSTVRKCDRILVLEKGQIVESGTHEELLTLQRRYAQFYTQQFS, encoded by the coding sequence TTGAAAACGCGCTCTAATTATTGGCAATTAATACCATATATCCAACCCCAGTGGCATAACATCACTAGAGGATTTATTGGCATTTTGGGATATGTGCTGGCGACACTGACTCTCATTAATATCGCGGGTAAATTGGCGACTCCTTTTGCAGAAGGTAATGTAGGAGCGATCGCCCAACTTGTCGGTGTCTGCGCCTTCATCTTTCTGGTGCGGGGCTTTTTTCAGTCTGTGCAAGATATATATATGGCCAAAGCTGCTCTCAGGGTGGCTTTTAATCTCCGTCAGCAAGTTTATGCTCATCTGCAAAAACTCAATCTTAGTTATTTTGAAACTGCAAAAGCTGGTGATTTATCTTACCGCCTGACCGAAGATATTGACCGCATCGGGGAAGTGATTAATAAGCTTTTTCACGATTTCGTTCCCTGCATTTTGCAGTTGGTGGCGATTCCTATTTATATGATTTACTTGAATTGGCAACTCACACTGGCTGTAGTGATTGTGGCACCCCTGATGGCGATTTTAATTGGCTCCTTTGGTGAGCGATTGCAGAAATATGCTCGTCGCAGTCAAAATCGGGTGTCTGGTTTATCAGCTATTCTGACGGAAGTTTTCAGCGGTATTCGTTTAGTGCAGGCGTTTACAGCGGAAAATTATGAAATTGCGAGATTTAGCCACGAAGCCGAACTGGGTTTGCAAGCGAAATATTTAGCAGAACGGTTGAAAGCAATTCAAATTCCCATTGTGGGATTTTTAGAGGCGTTGAGTGCTTTATCGTTATTAATTGTGGGAGCATGGCAGATTTCCCAACGCAACTTAACTGTGGGTGATTTTGTCAGTTACCTAGCTGCAGCGGGACTATTAATTGATCCTATCGGACATACTACTAATAATTACAACGAATTTAAACAGGGTGAAGCATCTGTCGATCGCGTTTTTGAATTAATTGCGATTCAACCGACGGTAGTTGAAAAACCAAATGCGATCGCCTTTTCCCATGTCCAAGGCCATGTAGAATATCGTCACGTCTGTTTTGCTTATCAACCGGGTGAGCGGGTACTCAAAGATATTAGTTTATTAGCTATGCCAGGGCAAGCGATCGCTCTTGTTGGTGCTTCTGGTTCAGGTAAAACCACATTTGTCAATCTCCTCCCGCGTTTTTATGATCCGGAAGCTGGCGAAATCTTGATTGATGGCGTCGATATTCGAGATGTGACACTGCATAGCTTACGGCGGCAGATTGGCATTGTACCCCAAGAAACCATCATGTTTTCGGGGACAATTGCCCAAAATATCGCCTTTGGACAAGAATCGTGGGAAATGTCATCAGTTACAGATGCAGCAAAAATTGCTAACGCCCATCAATTTATTACTCAACTACCGGAAGGATATCAAACTTGGGTAGGTGAGAGGGGAATGAACTTATCGGGGGGACAACGCCAAAGAATAGCGATCGCCCGCGCTGTTCTTCTCAACCCACAAATTCTCATTTTGGATGAAGCGACATCAGCCTTAGATTCGGAGTCAGAAGCATTAGTACAGCAAGCCTTGGAAAGATTGATGCACGGAAAAACTGTATTTATTATTGCCCATCGCTTATCCACAGTCAGAAAATGCGATCGCATTTTAGTTCTGGAAAAAGGACAAATTGTCGAATCAGGAACTCACGAAGAGTTGTTAACCCTCCAGCGTCGCTATGCTCAGTTTTATACCCAGCAGTTTAGTTAG
- a CDS encoding PAS domain S-box protein: MKILVVEDDELLAAALTAILTHHKYAVEVASDGDVAGDLIAIYDYDLVVLDVMLPKLDGLSLCRQIRSSGRQVPILLLTGRDSSHEKAIGLDAGADDYVVKPFDQEELIARVRALLRRGGATSQPILEWGNLRLDPSSCQVIYGEDLLSLTPKEYGLLELFLRNSRRVFSCGMILEHLWSYDDTPTEEAVRTHIKGLRQKLKAVGAPHDLIETVYGVGYRLKTRKDKAEIKHFSPQQQQTLKAVAGIWEQFQGRVDQQVRVLEAAVTNPQWRSLAAQEAHTLAGALGTFGLAEGSQLARKIAVLLADEQSPTPTVIEDLDDLVRRLRGEIAAKNQVSPPAPDLVSQPMGEEVQIQSRQISLDEGRWRAMWDAKPDGVVAIAADGTVLEINPAGLLIWEADSSAVIGKSIYPLIAPEYHEAFRTLNHSVCQGHQATLPLEMINSKGNRRWMEVHAVPLRYTADGQVVQLAIMRDLTLARQTQAQMQRLHRTLKTLISCHQILVRSKEESDLLQRICQVIIQMGGYRWAWVGQADHDLQRSIRPVAQAGDLDEDLLFYNMTWAETIPGQNPSGIAIRTGRTCIIQNISTAADDPIWRSPASKQGYAASIALPLIVESQSWGALNIYAAEPDAFDTDEVKLLHELTADLAYGIEALHNQRDRTVAQTALQQSQAALQQANNQLELRVAQRTAELVGLNQQLQSQLDERQRIQAQLRISQAKFARILDIADDAIISIDSQQRITLFNQGAEKIFGYSAQEVMGQPLDLLLPLRFAQEHRHHVADFGKSRSLARTMGERREIFGCRRDGTEFPAEASISKLDMGHEIFYTVILRDITQRKQIERMKDEFVSVVSHELRTPLTSIHGSLGMLASGLLTADSEAGKRLLQIATDSSDRLVRLINDILDIERIESGRVTTTLTTCNLDDLIKSTLNVMQPLADQAGVRLEISSLSIQISADQDRIVQTLTNLLSNAIKFSGTGSTVWLQAQIQEDEVLLAVKDIGRGIPTDKLESIFERFQQVDCSDARNHDGTGLGLAICKSIVQQHGGRIWAESILGEGSSFYFTLPILKN; encoded by the coding sequence ATGAAAATTTTGGTTGTGGAAGATGACGAGCTACTAGCAGCGGCACTGACTGCGATTCTGACTCATCACAAGTATGCGGTGGAAGTGGCTAGCGATGGTGATGTAGCTGGAGATTTAATTGCAATTTATGACTATGATTTAGTTGTGTTAGATGTGATGTTGCCGAAGCTCGATGGCTTAAGTCTTTGTCGGCAAATTCGCTCTAGTGGTCGGCAAGTGCCCATCTTATTATTAACAGGGCGTGACAGTAGTCATGAGAAAGCAATAGGACTGGATGCAGGTGCAGATGACTATGTGGTGAAACCTTTTGATCAGGAAGAATTAATTGCGCGTGTGCGAGCTTTATTACGTCGGGGAGGAGCTACATCACAACCTATTTTGGAGTGGGGTAATCTTAGGCTTGATCCTAGTAGTTGTCAAGTGATTTATGGTGAAGATTTATTATCACTAACCCCGAAAGAATATGGGCTGTTGGAGTTGTTTTTGCGGAACAGTCGGCGGGTGTTTAGTTGCGGGATGATTTTGGAACATCTTTGGTCTTATGATGATACGCCTACAGAGGAAGCTGTCCGCACTCATATCAAAGGTTTGCGGCAGAAATTGAAGGCTGTGGGCGCACCTCATGATTTGATTGAAACAGTTTATGGTGTGGGTTATCGGTTGAAAACGCGAAAAGACAAAGCAGAAATTAAACATTTCTCGCCACAGCAACAGCAAACACTCAAAGCTGTTGCGGGTATTTGGGAGCAATTTCAGGGGCGCGTTGATCAGCAGGTGAGGGTGTTGGAAGCAGCGGTGACGAATCCGCAGTGGCGATCGCTCGCGGCCCAAGAAGCCCACACTTTAGCGGGTGCTTTGGGTACTTTTGGATTGGCTGAGGGTTCTCAACTGGCGCGAAAAATTGCCGTTTTGCTCGCAGATGAGCAATCTCCGACGCCGACTGTCATTGAGGATTTGGATGATTTGGTGCGGCGTCTGCGTGGGGAAATAGCGGCGAAAAATCAAGTATCACCACCCGCGCCCGATTTGGTTAGTCAACCGATGGGGGAAGAGGTGCAAATACAGAGCCGACAAATTAGTCTAGATGAGGGTCGCTGGCGCGCTATGTGGGATGCAAAACCAGACGGTGTTGTGGCGATCGCTGCTGATGGTACTGTATTAGAAATCAACCCAGCCGGATTGTTGATCTGGGAAGCAGATAGCAGTGCGGTGATTGGTAAGTCAATTTATCCGTTAATCGCCCCAGAATACCATGAGGCTTTTCGCACCCTGAATCACAGCGTCTGTCAAGGTCATCAGGCTACTCTTCCACTGGAGATGATCAACTCTAAAGGTAATCGGCGCTGGATGGAAGTTCACGCAGTTCCTCTGCGTTACACCGCAGACGGTCAAGTGGTGCAGTTGGCAATTATGCGGGATCTGACGCTCGCTCGACAAACACAAGCACAAATGCAGCGTCTACATCGTACCCTCAAAACCTTGATTAGTTGTCATCAAATTCTGGTACGGAGCAAGGAGGAGTCAGACTTACTGCAGCGAATTTGTCAAGTAATTATTCAGATGGGTGGTTATCGCTGGGCGTGGGTAGGTCAAGCTGATCATGATTTGCAGCGAAGTATCCGCCCAGTGGCTCAAGCAGGTGACTTGGATGAAGATTTGTTATTTTACAACATGACGTGGGCAGAGACTATTCCTGGACAAAATCCGTCGGGAATAGCTATTCGCACAGGTCGGACTTGTATTATTCAGAATATATCGACTGCCGCCGATGATCCAATTTGGCGATCGCCAGCCAGTAAACAAGGCTATGCTGCTTCTATTGCTCTACCGTTGATTGTGGAGAGTCAATCTTGGGGAGCATTAAATATCTACGCGGCGGAACCTGACGCTTTTGATACCGATGAAGTCAAATTACTCCATGAACTGACAGCAGATTTAGCTTATGGGATTGAGGCTTTGCACAATCAACGCGATCGCACCGTCGCCCAAACTGCACTCCAACAGAGTCAAGCGGCGCTACAACAAGCTAATAATCAATTGGAACTGCGCGTCGCCCAGCGCACCGCTGAGTTAGTCGGCTTGAATCAACAATTACAATCGCAACTGGACGAACGTCAACGCATTCAAGCGCAATTGCGAATCTCTCAAGCGAAATTTGCCCGCATTTTAGATATTGCTGATGATGCGATTATTTCCATTGATAGCCAGCAACGCATTACTTTGTTTAACCAGGGAGCAGAGAAAATTTTTGGCTACTCCGCTCAAGAAGTCATGGGACAGCCTCTAGATTTACTTTTACCACTGCGCTTTGCTCAAGAACATCGTCACCATGTCGCAGACTTTGGTAAATCTCGCAGCCTCGCTCGCACTATGGGAGAGCGGCGGGAAATATTTGGTTGTCGTCGAGATGGGACAGAATTTCCAGCGGAGGCTTCTATCTCAAAATTGGATATGGGGCATGAAATTTTTTATACGGTGATTTTGCGTGATATCACACAACGAAAGCAAATCGAGCGGATGAAAGATGAATTTGTGTCCGTTGTTAGTCATGAACTCCGCACGCCTCTGACTTCAATTCACGGTTCGTTGGGAATGTTAGCGAGTGGATTGTTGACAGCAGACTCAGAAGCAGGAAAACGACTGTTGCAAATTGCCACTGATAGTAGCGATCGCTTAGTTCGGCTGATCAATGATATTCTCGACATTGAGCGGATTGAGTCTGGTAGAGTCACAACAACCTTAACAACCTGCAATCTTGATGATTTGATCAAATCTACTCTCAACGTCATGCAGCCCCTCGCCGACCAAGCGGGAGTGCGCTTAGAAATATCTAGCTTATCTATACAAATATCAGCCGATCAAGACCGGATCGTCCAAACTCTCACCAATCTCTTGAGTAACGCGATTAAATTCTCAGGAACCGGAAGCACAGTTTGGCTACAAGCGCAAATACAAGAGGATGAAGTTTTATTAGCAGTTAAAGATATCGGACGTGGTATCCCAACTGATAAACTGGAAAGCATCTTTGAACGCTTTCAACAAGTTGATTGCTCTGATGCCCGCAACCATGATGGTACAGGTTTAGGCTTGGCAATTTGTAAAAGCATCGTGCAGCAGCATGGTGGGCGCATCTGGGCTGAAAGCATCCTGGGTGAAGGCAGTAGTTTTTACTTCACTTTGCCAATTCTCAAGAATTAG
- the hetF gene encoding cell division protein HetF: MTQEFHISVTPVGQNDYLVRTEQVAPGVPLAEELVTWPVADWLAAAGHLMNDPLQSVLQGDMFASSRGESDIARNSVNLVALGQQLYNALFQGTLRDSWITAQGIAQNHQQVLRLRLGLKDTRLARLPWEVMHAGDRPLATGPYVAFSRYQSGVLAGSRLPSTNLPKPTEEGGVKVLMIIASPTDQVRLDLLKQEAVKLQVELHRHTPWAGEGGNFPDIELTLLDQPGREELTQALEQGRYHVLHYSGHSNIGPNGGEIYLVSRRTGLTETLSGDDLAGLLVNNSVQMVVFNSCLGAYRANSHSGDETGERNLTESLVKRGIRSVLAMSERIPDEVAVTLTQLFYRNLNQGYSVDLCVSRVRQGLISAYGSHHMYWALPILYLQPEFDGLLSAETNETEEALSDYGVSARTNATAMYSTVADETELPLAINEMLPMQDSSDLDWLGEDTWGDLVDEIEYDDPTYAEDSALVSDLFRQLDNQKATSEQTPMLAELISQSAENTLPSRQMAGELAAVDETESLWGEIPEATQTAENFSEDWGNSTVTPSLPATWDRRRSQRRRWPILGAMGAGAIALLLGLNWWWQNRQSPVLTNISQIPNQSITNNNQPPVDLKTAATGIVTAIAMEKLNQGDLQGGLEAVEELLNRGVLPSAEVALKIIPQKQADNPAVNYLKGRLAWQSVQMKNKNYSIDDARRFWESAVQSEPESFEYRNALGFAYYAEKDLNRANDAWFQALKLALEQRKKVATSVPTKGIEPKETLIPRAGLALGFHKSATMYKASPEKQSQYINEAIKQRQIVINNDPVNFQIDKLSNNWLWTEKAISDWQLLLQAKSQDGSK, translated from the coding sequence GTGACCCAGGAATTTCACATTTCCGTAACCCCAGTAGGACAAAATGACTACTTGGTGCGGACGGAACAAGTTGCGCCTGGGGTGCCGTTGGCAGAAGAGTTGGTGACTTGGCCTGTAGCTGATTGGTTGGCGGCTGCTGGGCACTTGATGAATGATCCGTTGCAATCAGTTTTGCAGGGCGATATGTTCGCCTCTAGCAGGGGCGAAAGTGACATTGCTAGAAACTCTGTGAATTTGGTGGCGTTGGGTCAGCAACTGTATAACGCACTGTTTCAAGGCACTCTCAGGGATAGTTGGATTACAGCGCAAGGTATTGCTCAAAATCATCAACAGGTGCTGCGCCTGCGTTTGGGGTTAAAAGATACTAGGTTAGCGCGTCTACCTTGGGAGGTAATGCACGCAGGCGATCGCCCTCTCGCAACCGGGCCTTATGTGGCTTTTTCCCGTTATCAAAGCGGAGTGCTCGCAGGATCTCGTTTACCATCGACAAATCTACCAAAACCAACGGAAGAGGGCGGTGTCAAAGTCTTGATGATTATCGCCTCTCCCACAGACCAAGTTCGGCTGGATTTACTCAAACAAGAGGCGGTAAAACTGCAAGTGGAACTGCACCGCCACACACCTTGGGCTGGTGAAGGCGGTAATTTTCCAGATATTGAACTGACCTTACTAGACCAACCAGGGCGAGAAGAATTGACACAAGCCCTGGAACAAGGAAGATACCACGTCTTGCACTACTCTGGTCACAGCAATATTGGCCCTAACGGCGGCGAGATTTATCTTGTGAGCCGACGGACTGGCTTAACAGAAACTCTCAGCGGCGACGATCTGGCGGGTTTGCTCGTGAACAACAGCGTCCAAATGGTCGTGTTTAACTCGTGTTTGGGAGCTTATAGAGCTAATTCTCATAGTGGAGATGAAACAGGCGAACGCAACCTTACAGAAAGCTTAGTCAAACGCGGGATCAGAAGTGTTTTAGCGATGTCAGAGCGCATTCCCGATGAAGTTGCGGTGACGCTGACTCAATTGTTCTACCGCAACTTGAATCAGGGATATTCTGTAGACTTGTGTGTCAGTCGGGTACGCCAGGGATTAATTTCTGCTTATGGTTCTCACCACATGTACTGGGCTTTGCCGATTTTGTATCTCCAACCAGAATTTGACGGTTTACTTAGTGCAGAAACGAATGAAACGGAAGAAGCCTTAAGCGATTATGGTGTATCTGCGCGAACAAATGCCACAGCTATGTATTCTACCGTGGCAGATGAAACAGAATTGCCTTTGGCGATAAATGAAATGCTACCAATGCAGGATTCTTCTGATCTGGATTGGTTGGGCGAGGATACTTGGGGCGATTTGGTTGATGAAATAGAATATGATGACCCCACCTATGCAGAAGATTCCGCACTGGTTTCTGACTTGTTTCGTCAGCTAGATAACCAAAAAGCAACTTCTGAGCAAACGCCAATGCTGGCTGAATTGATCTCCCAGAGTGCAGAAAACACTCTGCCTTCTAGACAGATGGCCGGGGAGTTAGCCGCTGTGGATGAAACCGAAAGTTTGTGGGGAGAAATACCTGAAGCAACACAAACTGCTGAGAATTTTAGTGAAGATTGGGGAAATTCTACCGTTACTCCCTCATTACCTGCTACATGGGACAGACGACGCAGCCAACGCCGGCGATGGCCGATTTTGGGCGCTATGGGAGCAGGGGCGATCGCTTTGTTGCTCGGTTTAAATTGGTGGTGGCAAAATCGCCAATCACCAGTGCTTACTAATATATCTCAAATTCCTAACCAGTCGATCACCAATAATAATCAGCCTCCTGTTGATTTAAAAACTGCAGCAACGGGAATTGTCACAGCGATCGCCATGGAAAAATTAAACCAAGGGGACTTACAAGGTGGCTTGGAAGCAGTAGAAGAACTACTCAACCGGGGTGTTCTCCCATCTGCGGAAGTCGCTTTAAAGATTATTCCTCAAAAGCAAGCTGATAATCCCGCTGTCAATTATTTGAAAGGGCGGTTGGCTTGGCAGTCCGTGCAAATGAAAAATAAAAATTATAGTATTGATGATGCCCGTCGTTTTTGGGAAAGCGCCGTACAATCCGAGCCTGAGTCGTTTGAGTATCGAAATGCTTTAGGATTTGCTTACTACGCCGAAAAGGATCTGAATCGAGCTAATGACGCTTGGTTCCAGGCTTTGAAATTAGCTCTAGAACAGCGAAAAAAAGTGGCTACATCTGTACCAACAAAAGGTATAGAACCCAAAGAAACTCTAATTCCTCGTGCGGGGTTAGCTTTAGGATTTCATAAATCGGCAACTATGTACAAAGCATCACCAGAAAAGCAATCTCAATACATTAATGAGGCAATCAAGCAACGACAAATAGTTATTAACAATGATCCAGTCAATTTCCAGATAGATAAATTAAGTAATAATTGGTTATGGACAGAAAAAGCTATCAGTGACTGGCAGTTACTACTACAGGCAAAAAGTCAAGATGGTTCAAAATAA
- a CDS encoding peptidylprolyl isomerase, which translates to MTEVIQIGNRTMKATELIPLLAGYQMLPQLVRELIIDEAIATIECTPEEIAQAKQQFYAEKQFTNEADVKAWIAYHGLSVDQFDAVTIRKLKVAKFKQATWGSKLDGYFFQNKGKLDKVIYSLLRTQDAGIAQELYFRIQAKEQTFADLAKQYSLGPEAQTGGLVGPVELSLLHPTMAQMLASSQPNQILPPTRIAEWFVIVQLEKFVPAQLDEPMKVRLLNEFFENWLQEQQKQMIKDGDEGAAPN; encoded by the coding sequence ATGACTGAAGTTATCCAAATTGGCAACCGTACAATGAAAGCTACCGAACTAATTCCCTTACTGGCAGGTTATCAAATGCTGCCACAATTAGTACGGGAATTGATCATTGACGAAGCGATCGCCACAATCGAGTGTACACCAGAAGAAATAGCCCAAGCAAAACAGCAGTTTTACGCTGAGAAACAATTTACTAATGAAGCTGACGTCAAAGCATGGATTGCATATCATGGTTTGAGCGTTGATCAATTCGACGCTGTGACTATCCGTAAGCTAAAAGTTGCCAAATTCAAGCAAGCTACCTGGGGTAGCAAACTAGACGGTTATTTTTTTCAGAACAAGGGAAAATTAGACAAGGTGATTTATTCCCTACTGCGAACCCAGGATGCAGGAATTGCTCAAGAACTTTATTTCCGCATTCAAGCCAAAGAACAAACCTTCGCAGATTTAGCCAAACAATATTCACTCGGCCCGGAAGCTCAAACTGGGGGTTTAGTCGGCCCGGTGGAACTAAGCTTACTCCATCCCACAATGGCGCAAATGCTCGCCAGTAGCCAACCTAATCAAATCTTACCACCGACTCGCATCGCCGAGTGGTTTGTTATCGTCCAACTAGAAAAATTTGTCCCCGCGCAACTGGATGAACCTATGAAGGTGCGGTTGTTAAATGAGTTCTTTGAAAATTGGCTCCAAGAACAGCAAAAGCAAATGATCAAAGACGGGGATGAGGGAGCAGCTCCTAACTAA
- a CDS encoding EVE domain-containing protein, translating into MNYWLMKSEPEAYSILDLQQQSETIWDGVRNYQARNFLRQMQPGDLAFFYHSNSNPPAIAGLMRVVKSAIADPTQFEPTSPYYDAKSTPASPRWQTVVVEFVEVFARPVSLSTLKEKFSPEDLLVVKTGNRLSVLPVEEAVAKKILAMTTA; encoded by the coding sequence ATGAATTATTGGCTGATGAAATCAGAACCAGAAGCATACAGCATCCTGGATCTACAGCAACAAAGCGAAACAATCTGGGATGGAGTTCGCAATTATCAAGCTCGCAATTTCTTGAGACAAATGCAACCAGGGGATTTAGCTTTTTTTTATCACTCTAATAGTAATCCGCCAGCGATCGCGGGATTGATGCGCGTGGTGAAAAGTGCGATCGCCGATCCGACACAATTTGAACCCACAAGCCCATACTACGACGCCAAGTCAACACCCGCATCTCCTCGCTGGCAAACAGTGGTTGTAGAATTTGTAGAGGTATTTGCTCGTCCCGTTTCCCTATCAACACTCAAAGAAAAATTTAGCCCCGAAGATTTGCTGGTAGTCAAAACAGGAAATCGCTTATCGGTGTTACCTGTCGAGGAAGCAGTAGCGAAAAAGATTTTGGCGATGACCACAGCTTAA
- a CDS encoding response regulator, producing the protein MTKKRILVVDNEQYIQEVTKICLETVAGWEVVTADSGADGITKAEVCQPDAILLDVMMPEMDGITTFEQLQANPATKAIPVIFLTAKVQATDRHRYTQMGMVSAIAKPFDPLKLASQIAAALNWS; encoded by the coding sequence ATGACAAAAAAGCGAATTCTCGTAGTTGATAATGAGCAGTATATACAAGAAGTGACCAAGATTTGTTTAGAAACCGTGGCTGGCTGGGAAGTCGTGACAGCAGATTCTGGTGCTGACGGTATAACGAAAGCGGAAGTTTGTCAACCAGATGCCATCCTCTTAGATGTAATGATGCCAGAAATGGATGGAATCACTACCTTTGAGCAGCTCCAAGCCAACCCAGCCACAAAAGCCATACCAGTGATCTTTTTAACTGCCAAAGTCCAAGCCACAGACCGTCACCGCTATACTCAAATGGGGATGGTGAGTGCGATCGCTAAACCTTTTGATCCATTAAAGTTAGCCAGCCAGATAGCAGCAGCGCTCAACTGGAGTTAA